From Lysobacter auxotrophicus, the proteins below share one genomic window:
- a CDS encoding sulfite exporter TauE/SafE family protein produces the protein MLLSLFVFLGLGAIAGVLAGLLGVGGGLVLVAALAWLLPGMGIPKEAAMHAALASSLASIVLTAAASARAHARRGSVLWPTVAWMVPGLLIGGWVGSGIAVHIDDDVLRWIVAGYCFLAAAQLIFGGARAGGGADVPAPRGVPMSAAGLGIGALSAVVGIGGGSMTVPLLVWRGVVPVRAVGTSSACGVAIGLASAVGYALHAPPGALPEYAVGYVYLPAAIGVAAASVFAAPYGTRLAHYLRGDTLKRVFAGFLVLVGTSLVFSG, from the coding sequence ATGTTGCTTTCACTGTTCGTGTTCCTGGGGCTTGGCGCAATTGCCGGCGTGCTGGCCGGCCTGCTGGGAGTGGGCGGCGGGCTGGTGCTCGTGGCCGCGCTCGCGTGGCTGCTGCCCGGCATGGGCATTCCGAAAGAGGCCGCGATGCACGCGGCGCTGGCCAGTTCGCTGGCGAGCATCGTGTTGACCGCCGCCGCGTCGGCGCGCGCGCACGCCAGGCGCGGGAGCGTGTTGTGGCCGACCGTCGCGTGGATGGTGCCGGGGCTGCTCATCGGCGGTTGGGTAGGCAGCGGCATCGCGGTGCATATCGACGACGACGTGCTGCGCTGGATCGTGGCCGGCTACTGCTTTCTCGCCGCGGCGCAGCTGATCTTCGGCGGCGCGCGCGCGGGTGGCGGCGCCGACGTGCCGGCGCCGCGCGGCGTGCCGATGAGCGCGGCCGGCCTCGGCATCGGGGCGTTGTCGGCCGTGGTGGGTATCGGCGGCGGCAGCATGACCGTGCCGCTGCTGGTGTGGCGCGGCGTGGTGCCGGTGCGTGCGGTGGGTACGTCGTCCGCATGCGGCGTGGCGATCGGCCTGGCGAGCGCCGTCGGTTATGCGCTGCACGCGCCGCCGGGCGCGCTGCCGGAATACGCGGTCGGCTACGTCTACCTGCCGGCGGCGATCGGCGTGGCGGCCGCCTCGGTGTTCGCCGCGCCCTACGGCACGCGCCTTGCGCATTACCTGCGCGGCGACACGCTCAAGCGCGTGTTCGCGGGGTTCCTTGTACTGGTGGGAACCAGCCTGGTGTTCAGCGGCTGA
- a CDS encoding transglycosylase SLT domain-containing protein has translation MVPRPFIIALAACSVALATSACAQTPAAAPAVSIPPLPRPLADPRLDRVRTALQAAETGTFDAAQFSDLAQHPLYGWIEYASLRRDIDNLSPNVAQGFLSRNQGKPVGETFREAWISAAARRQDWSSVLAAWSPSIKSTALRCNELDARQALGRADAQWTRDAQAIWRTGKSLPDACDSPMATLAVQGGLTPELRWERIELAAAEWQPGVMRAAARGLPADQAALANDYAAFLETPHERAFNWPKTPRSREIASQGLAKYGKSSPAGAEAILPRYADALGLDEAQRGRVLYQIALWTVASYESESARRLNAVPASAYDERLHEWRVREALSRSDWPAALAAIRKMGAKQRADSRWMYFEARLNEIAGNKSEAERLFRDASTKPDFHGFLAADRLELLYALCPWLPQTPAAEQQAIARDPAMVRAMGLFQLDRIGWAVREWDDALSRFNDEQRRIAVEVAQGNGWFDRAVFSLGKNPDESRLYGLRFPLHHEATIRREAQKNNLDPAWVAAEIRAESIFYPRARSSANAMGLMQVLPGTGSGVASRIGMPWGGAESLYDPDTNIILGTAYLRQLMDKYGGQPYQVIAGYNAGPAPLARWQSQRPGMEPPFWIETISYKETREYVARVLAFSVLYDWRLNGDALRLSDRLRGRTDGPRTRFTCPTPATVPTPPAAAPATQSRSRSQR, from the coding sequence ATGGTCCCCCGCCCATTCATCATCGCACTCGCTGCGTGCAGCGTCGCCCTTGCCACGTCCGCCTGCGCGCAGACGCCTGCGGCGGCGCCTGCCGTGTCCATTCCGCCGTTGCCGCGACCGCTCGCCGATCCACGGCTCGACCGCGTGCGCACCGCGCTGCAGGCCGCCGAAACCGGCACGTTCGACGCCGCGCAGTTCTCCGATCTCGCACAGCACCCGCTGTACGGATGGATCGAGTACGCGTCGCTGCGTCGCGATATCGACAACCTTTCGCCGAACGTCGCGCAGGGCTTCCTGTCGCGCAACCAGGGGAAGCCGGTCGGCGAAACCTTCCGCGAGGCGTGGATTTCCGCGGCCGCCCGTCGGCAGGACTGGTCGTCCGTGCTGGCTGCGTGGAGCCCGTCGATCAAGAGCACGGCCCTGCGCTGCAACGAACTCGACGCGCGCCAGGCGCTGGGGCGCGCCGACGCGCAATGGACGCGCGATGCGCAGGCGATATGGCGCACCGGCAAGTCGCTGCCGGACGCGTGCGACTCGCCGATGGCGACGCTCGCCGTACAGGGCGGGCTGACGCCGGAACTGCGCTGGGAGCGCATCGAACTCGCGGCGGCCGAATGGCAACCGGGCGTGATGCGCGCCGCCGCGCGCGGCCTGCCCGCGGACCAGGCCGCGCTGGCCAACGATTACGCAGCCTTCCTCGAGACGCCGCATGAGCGCGCCTTCAACTGGCCGAAGACCCCGCGCAGCCGCGAGATCGCATCGCAGGGCCTGGCGAAGTACGGCAAGTCCTCGCCCGCCGGTGCGGAAGCCATCCTGCCGCGCTACGCCGACGCGCTCGGCCTGGACGAAGCGCAGCGAGGGCGCGTGCTCTACCAGATCGCGCTGTGGACCGTCGCGTCGTACGAGTCCGAATCCGCGCGTCGTCTCAACGCCGTGCCCGCCTCCGCCTACGACGAGCGCCTGCACGAGTGGCGCGTGCGCGAGGCGCTGTCGCGTTCGGACTGGCCCGCGGCGCTCGCGGCGATCCGGAAGATGGGCGCCAAGCAGCGAGCCGACTCGCGCTGGATGTACTTCGAAGCGCGCTTGAACGAGATCGCCGGCAACAAGTCCGAAGCCGAGCGCCTGTTCCGCGATGCCTCGACGAAGCCCGATTTCCACGGCTTCCTCGCCGCCGACCGCCTCGAACTTCTCTACGCGCTGTGCCCGTGGCTGCCGCAAACGCCGGCCGCGGAGCAGCAGGCCATCGCGCGCGATCCGGCGATGGTGCGCGCGATGGGGCTGTTCCAGCTCGACCGCATCGGCTGGGCCGTGCGCGAATGGGACGACGCGCTGTCGCGCTTCAACGACGAGCAGCGCCGCATCGCGGTGGAAGTCGCGCAGGGCAACGGCTGGTTCGATCGCGCCGTGTTCTCGCTCGGGAAGAATCCCGACGAGTCACGCCTGTATGGCCTGCGTTTCCCGCTGCACCACGAGGCGACGATCCGGCGCGAGGCGCAGAAGAACAACCTCGATCCGGCGTGGGTGGCGGCGGAGATCCGCGCGGAAAGCATCTTCTATCCACGCGCGCGCTCGTCGGCCAACGCGATGGGGCTGATGCAGGTGCTGCCCGGCACCGGTTCGGGCGTCGCCTCGCGCATCGGCATGCCGTGGGGCGGTGCGGAAAGCCTCTACGACCCGGACACGAACATCATCCTAGGCACCGCGTACCTGCGTCAGCTGATGGACAAGTACGGCGGCCAGCCGTACCAGGTCATCGCCGGCTACAACGCAGGCCCGGCGCCGCTCGCGCGATGGCAGTCGCAGCGGCCGGGCATGGAGCCGCCGTTCTGGATCGAGACCATCAGCTACAAGGAAACGCGCGAGTACGTCGCGCGCGTGCTCGCCTTCAGCGTGCTGTACGACTGGCGCCTCAATGGCGATGCCCTGCGCCTGAGCGATCGCCTGCGTGGCCGCACCGACGGGCCGCGCACGCGCTTCACCTGCCCGACGCCCGCCACCGTTCCGACACCGCCGGCCGCTGCGCCGGCGACACAATCCCGTTCCAGATCACAGCGTTGA
- a CDS encoding complex I NDUFA9 subunit family protein, producing the protein MAQRHVVVLGGTGFVGRHLVARLLHGGDRVTVLSRGIDTGKRHLKPQGASLIEGDVASADFLAAVLDDADAVVNLVGILNEMGDRGDGFERVFVGITDALIDAMQRMGVRRLLQMSALNAGRGESHYLQARGRAEQRVRASGLDWTLFRPSVIAGPGDGLFCRFDGLLKFAPVLPIGRADARFQPVWVGDVVDAYAKALDEPRSIGQAYDLVGPDVMTLKQIVKLAARGHGRHRMVLGLPPSLGKLQAEVGEWLPGKPISRDNWRSLQLDSVSMEDGLRRLNLTPTPVEPKLAQILAGC; encoded by the coding sequence ATGGCACAACGTCACGTGGTGGTTCTGGGCGGCACCGGCTTCGTCGGCCGGCATCTGGTCGCGCGCCTGTTGCACGGCGGCGATCGCGTGACCGTGCTCAGTCGCGGCATCGATACCGGCAAGCGCCACCTCAAGCCGCAGGGCGCGAGCCTGATCGAAGGCGATGTCGCCAGCGCGGACTTCCTCGCCGCCGTGCTCGACGACGCCGATGCCGTGGTGAACCTCGTCGGCATCCTCAACGAGATGGGCGATCGCGGCGACGGGTTCGAACGCGTGTTCGTCGGCATCACCGATGCACTGATCGATGCCATGCAGCGCATGGGTGTGCGCCGGCTGCTGCAGATGAGTGCGCTCAACGCCGGGCGCGGCGAAAGCCATTACCTGCAGGCGCGAGGTCGCGCCGAACAACGTGTGCGCGCCTCGGGCCTGGACTGGACGCTGTTCCGTCCGTCGGTGATCGCGGGCCCGGGCGATGGCCTGTTCTGCCGGTTCGACGGTCTGCTGAAATTCGCGCCGGTGCTGCCGATCGGCCGCGCCGACGCGCGCTTCCAGCCGGTGTGGGTGGGCGACGTGGTCGATGCCTACGCCAAGGCGCTGGACGAACCACGCAGCATCGGACAGGCCTACGACCTCGTCGGGCCCGACGTCATGACGCTCAAGCAGATCGTGAAGCTTGCCGCGCGCGGGCACGGGCGGCATCGCATGGTGCTCGGCCTGCCGCCGTCGCTGGGCAAGCTGCAGGCCGAAGTCGGCGAATGGCTGCCCGGCAAGCCGATCAGCCGCGACAACTGGCGTTCGCTGCAGCTGGATTCGGTGAGCATGGAAGACGGCCTGCGTCGTCTGAATCTCACGCCGACGCCGGTCGAGCCGAAGCTCGCGCAGATCCTCGCCGGCTGCTGA
- a CDS encoding PH domain-containing protein, with amino-acid sequence MGLIDTLFGHAGERPVEKLAEEFAPLLAPGETLQRAFGLIRDLIVFTDRRMILVDKQGVTGSKVQYLSIPYRSIVMFSVETAGHFDMDSELRIWLSGQAAPIARTLGRDSGAREILALLAQHAPR; translated from the coding sequence ATGGGCCTCATCGACACCCTGTTCGGCCATGCGGGCGAAAGGCCCGTGGAAAAACTCGCCGAGGAATTCGCGCCGCTGCTCGCACCGGGCGAAACGCTGCAGCGCGCGTTCGGGCTGATCCGCGACCTGATCGTCTTCACCGACCGCCGCATGATCCTGGTCGACAAACAGGGCGTGACCGGCAGCAAGGTGCAGTACCTGAGCATCCCCTACCGCAGCATCGTGATGTTCTCGGTCGAGACGGCCGGCCATTTCGACATGGATTCGGAACTGCGCATCTGGCTGTCGGGCCAGGCGGCGCCGATCGCCCGCACGCTCGGCCGCGACAGCGGTGCACGCGAGATCCTCGCACTGCTCGCACAGCACGCGCCGCGTTGA
- a CDS encoding multifunctional CCA addition/repair protein: MKRYLVGGAVRDRLLGLPHGDNDWVVVGETQASMEAAGFRAVGRDFPVFLDPDTGEEHALARTERKSGRGYRGFVVDADPSVTLEDDLQRRDFTINAIAQDEYGVLVDPYGGARDIEARVLRHVGPAFAEDPLRVLRAARFMARFASLGFTVAPDTMALMRDMAASGELAELTAERVWQETRRALACATPSAFLRTLHDAGALAVVLPEVDALYGVPQRAEYHPEVDTGVHVELVCDMASRLAPGDDLIGFAAMTHDLGKALTPAHVLPKHLGHEHAGVAPLRGLCDRLKVPAEHRQLAEAVCREHLNVHRFDELRASTVYELLARCDGFRKPARIAQMAIVCEADKRGRAGLQDVPYPQGEALKAALAAAMTVRAEDVARGLSGPDVGEAIRKARIRAIAEATGKKL, from the coding sequence ATGAAGCGTTACCTCGTCGGCGGCGCCGTGCGCGACCGCCTGCTCGGCCTGCCGCACGGCGACAACGACTGGGTCGTGGTCGGCGAAACGCAGGCCTCGATGGAAGCCGCCGGCTTCCGCGCGGTTGGACGCGATTTCCCGGTGTTCCTCGATCCGGACACCGGCGAGGAACACGCGCTGGCGCGCACGGAACGCAAGAGTGGCCGCGGCTATCGCGGTTTCGTCGTCGACGCGGACCCGTCGGTCACGCTGGAAGACGACCTGCAGCGGCGCGATTTCACCATCAACGCCATCGCGCAGGACGAATACGGCGTGCTGGTCGATCCCTACGGCGGCGCGCGCGACATCGAGGCGCGCGTGCTGCGTCATGTGGGCCCGGCCTTCGCCGAGGATCCGCTGCGCGTGCTGCGCGCGGCGCGCTTCATGGCGCGTTTCGCGTCGCTGGGCTTCACCGTCGCGCCGGACACGATGGCGTTGATGCGCGACATGGCGGCATCGGGCGAACTGGCCGAGCTCACCGCCGAACGCGTCTGGCAGGAAACGCGGCGCGCGCTCGCATGCGCGACGCCGTCGGCGTTCCTGCGCACGTTGCACGATGCGGGCGCGTTGGCCGTCGTGCTGCCGGAAGTCGACGCGCTGTACGGCGTGCCGCAGCGCGCGGAATACCACCCGGAGGTCGACACCGGCGTGCACGTCGAACTGGTGTGCGACATGGCCTCGCGCCTGGCGCCCGGCGACGACCTCATCGGTTTCGCCGCGATGACGCACGACCTGGGCAAGGCGCTGACGCCGGCGCACGTGCTGCCCAAGCACCTGGGCCACGAGCACGCGGGCGTCGCGCCGCTGCGCGGCCTGTGCGACCGGCTGAAAGTGCCGGCCGAGCACCGCCAGCTGGCCGAAGCGGTGTGTCGCGAACACCTCAACGTGCATCGCTTCGACGAGCTGCGCGCGAGCACCGTGTACGAGCTGCTGGCCCGTTGCGACGGGTTCCGCAAACCCGCGCGCATCGCGCAGATGGCGATCGTGTGCGAGGCCGACAAGCGCGGCCGCGCCGGGTTGCAGGACGTGCCCTATCCGCAGGGCGAAGCGCTCAAGGCCGCGCTGGCGGCCGCGATGACGGTGCGCGCGGAGGACGTCGCGCGCGGGCTCAGCGGGCCGGACGTCGGCGAGGCGATCCGCAAGGCGAGGATCCGCGCGATCGCGGAGGCGACGGGGAAGAAGCTGTAG
- a CDS encoding TonB-dependent receptor plug domain-containing protein, protein MPVANRHRLTTAVVAALFSTVVTPAFAQDPAQTSPPPAARQEAVDLDKLVVTGTRVQGRSPTESMSPVDVFRPADLEKQASADFTDQLANIAPSFNTQRFPIADGTAFVRPANLRNLPPDQTLVLINGKRRHRSALVNLQVEPFGTVNQGSQAVDYSLIPSAAIQRVEVLRDGSSAQYGSDAIAGVINVLLNDYADGVRIDGQYGSTYEGDGDRWRTSFNAGAQIGDGGFFNMTVEYFDSDHTSRGVPRADAAQVGAAVGSNLVPFEGLGQRWGDPDGEGLRSFFNAEYPINERVSLYGFGSYADTEYESSFFYRTPVGVPGVAPRGTLLVDGDEDGLPDPVEQSLVNDILARGLNPADYLTADASSPSGWVALNPIYPLFPGGYTPTFGAEITDYEGVFGVKGETAGSLRWDVSLRQGENHMIYKMASSINPSLGRLSPTSFEPGDLTQLERGANADFVWPWQNDVFATPVNVAFGAEWREETYKIRAGDPASWENGPTGALFGVGSDGFQGDSPEAAGDFSQYSRAAYLDLETDVVEDWTVGVAGRYEDTSNFDSTFDWKVSTRFAFTDAFAVRATVNTGFRTPTPGQLNTLDVTTTADSSGNLVPLGTFPVASEAAIALGATPVTAEESLAYSAGFVWSPNDVFSLTLDYYNIEVDDRIALQTINVVEGSPQQQALIDAGVPGAELLRQVSYFVNGFDSTVQGVDLVAVYRADFGGMGTGVFDFRHSYNKQEVDSVAVIPGTTTPVIDAERVADLENQLPNNRSVITFDWRSPWNVNFTARANYYDSWEDFTFGEQGEFGSEWLFDLSATFSFMEDKLHVTVGGNNVFDNYPDRETNSTLTFLGAKYPLSSPFGFNGGEWYVKASYEF, encoded by the coding sequence ATGCCCGTTGCCAACCGACATCGCCTGACCACGGCCGTCGTCGCCGCGCTGTTTTCGACCGTCGTAACGCCCGCCTTCGCACAGGATCCCGCGCAGACGTCTCCGCCCCCCGCCGCCCGCCAGGAAGCGGTGGACCTCGACAAGCTCGTGGTCACCGGCACCCGCGTGCAGGGCCGCTCGCCCACCGAATCGATGTCCCCGGTCGACGTCTTCCGTCCCGCCGACCTCGAGAAGCAGGCCTCGGCCGACTTCACCGACCAGCTGGCCAACATCGCGCCGTCGTTCAACACGCAGCGCTTCCCGATCGCCGACGGCACCGCCTTCGTGCGCCCGGCGAACCTGCGCAACCTGCCGCCCGACCAGACCCTGGTGCTGATCAACGGCAAGCGCCGGCACCGTTCGGCGCTGGTGAACCTGCAGGTGGAACCGTTCGGCACCGTGAACCAGGGCTCGCAGGCGGTGGACTACAGCCTGATTCCCTCCGCCGCCATTCAGCGCGTGGAAGTGCTGCGCGACGGCTCCTCCGCGCAGTACGGCTCCGACGCCATCGCCGGCGTGATCAACGTGCTGCTCAACGACTACGCCGATGGCGTGCGCATCGACGGCCAGTACGGCTCGACCTACGAGGGCGACGGCGATCGCTGGCGCACCTCGTTCAACGCCGGCGCGCAGATCGGCGACGGCGGCTTCTTCAACATGACGGTGGAGTACTTCGACTCCGACCACACCTCGCGCGGCGTCCCGCGTGCGGACGCGGCGCAGGTCGGCGCGGCGGTCGGCAGCAACCTCGTGCCGTTCGAAGGCCTCGGCCAGCGCTGGGGCGATCCGGACGGCGAAGGGTTGCGTTCGTTCTTCAACGCCGAATACCCGATCAACGAGCGCGTCAGCCTGTACGGCTTCGGCAGCTACGCCGACACCGAGTACGAGTCGAGCTTTTTCTACCGCACGCCCGTCGGCGTGCCCGGCGTGGCGCCGCGCGGCACGCTGCTGGTCGATGGCGACGAGGACGGCCTGCCCGATCCGGTCGAGCAGTCGCTGGTGAACGACATCCTCGCGCGGGGGCTCAACCCCGCCGACTACCTCACCGCCGACGCGTCGAGCCCCTCCGGCTGGGTCGCGCTCAACCCGATCTACCCGCTGTTCCCTGGCGGCTACACGCCGACCTTCGGCGCGGAGATAACCGACTACGAAGGCGTGTTCGGCGTGAAGGGCGAAACCGCCGGCAGCCTGCGCTGGGACGTCAGCCTGCGCCAGGGCGAGAACCACATGATTTACAAGATGGCCAGCTCGATCAATCCGAGCCTGGGTCGCCTGAGCCCCACCAGTTTCGAGCCCGGCGACCTCACGCAGCTGGAGCGCGGCGCGAACGCCGACTTCGTCTGGCCGTGGCAGAACGACGTGTTCGCAACGCCCGTCAACGTCGCCTTCGGCGCGGAGTGGCGCGAGGAAACCTACAAGATCCGCGCGGGCGATCCGGCGTCGTGGGAGAACGGGCCGACCGGCGCGCTGTTCGGCGTGGGCTCGGACGGCTTCCAGGGCGACTCGCCGGAAGCGGCGGGCGATTTCAGCCAGTACAGCCGCGCGGCGTACCTGGACCTCGAAACCGACGTCGTGGAGGACTGGACCGTCGGCGTCGCCGGCCGCTACGAGGACACGTCGAACTTCGACAGCACCTTCGACTGGAAGGTCTCCACGCGCTTCGCCTTCACCGACGCCTTCGCCGTGCGCGCCACCGTCAACACCGGCTTCCGCACGCCGACGCCGGGCCAGCTCAACACGCTGGACGTGACCACCACGGCCGATTCGTCCGGCAACCTCGTGCCGCTGGGCACGTTCCCGGTGGCGAGCGAGGCGGCGATCGCGCTCGGCGCGACGCCGGTGACGGCCGAGGAATCGCTGGCGTACTCGGCGGGTTTCGTCTGGTCGCCCAACGACGTCTTCAGCCTCACGCTCGACTACTACAACATCGAGGTCGACGACCGCATCGCGCTGCAGACGATCAACGTCGTCGAGGGCTCGCCGCAGCAGCAGGCGCTGATCGATGCCGGCGTGCCGGGCGCCGAGCTGTTGCGCCAGGTGTCGTACTTCGTCAATGGCTTCGACAGCACGGTGCAGGGCGTGGACCTGGTCGCGGTCTATCGCGCCGACTTCGGCGGCATGGGCACGGGCGTGTTCGACTTCCGCCACAGCTACAACAAGCAGGAAGTGGACAGCGTCGCGGTGATCCCGGGCACGACGACGCCGGTGATCGACGCCGAGCGCGTGGCCGACCTGGAGAACCAGCTGCCGAACAACCGCAGCGTGATCACCTTCGACTGGCGCTCGCCGTGGAACGTGAACTTCACCGCCCGCGCGAACTATTACGACAGCTGGGAGGACTTCACCTTCGGCGAGCAGGGCGAGTTCGGCTCGGAGTGGCTGTTCGACCTGTCGGCGACCTTCAGCTTCATGGAGGACAAGCTGCACGTGACGGTCGGCGGCAACAACGTCTTCGACAACTACCCGGACCGCGAGACCAACAGCACGCTGACCTTCCTCGGCGCGAAGTATCCGCTGTCCTCGCCGTTCGGCTTCAACGGCGGCGAGTGGTACGTGAAGGCGAGCTACGAGTTCTGA
- a CDS encoding VanZ family protein, with amino-acid sequence MSATTLKRPLLRGFRWPALWVAIWIAMIAAVVASSLLPAHDLPEVPDGFDKVEHFVGYFVLSAWAVMLFAQRRAQAIAAVGLIGLGIALEFAQGAWTVSRMADSADALANSLGVLAGLMLGPTPLGGLLVWVEGKMRR; translated from the coding sequence GTGAGCGCGACCACCCTGAAGCGGCCGCTGCTGCGCGGCTTCCGCTGGCCGGCGCTGTGGGTGGCGATCTGGATCGCGATGATCGCCGCCGTCGTCGCCTCCTCGCTGCTGCCGGCGCACGATCTCCCCGAGGTGCCCGACGGCTTCGACAAGGTCGAGCACTTCGTCGGCTACTTCGTCCTCAGCGCCTGGGCGGTGATGCTCTTCGCGCAGCGACGCGCCCAGGCGATCGCGGCCGTCGGGCTGATCGGGCTCGGCATCGCGCTGGAGTTCGCCCAGGGCGCGTGGACGGTGTCGCGCATGGCGGACTCCGCCGACGCCCTGGCCAACTCGCTCGGGGTGCTCGCCGGGTTGATGCTCGGGCCCACCCCGTTGGGCGGCTTGCTGGTCTGGGTCGAAGGGAAGATGCGGCGCTAA
- a CDS encoding class I SAM-dependent methyltransferase, which produces MSTDSPSHRPDAQQRQREANALPTPDADALAHSARLDELIRSQIAHNGGAIPFSRFMELALYAPGLGYYSAGASKFGESGDFVTAPELGPVFAACVAESLAPVLQQLGPQARFFELGGGTGAFAEVALKRLMELDALPDRYCILEPSAQLRHRQRERLQERLVPPLFELLEWVDGPFDDEWDGVLFANEVIDALPTPRFAIEAGEVYEEHVAIEGGELVRVLRPADAFLGNAVRHLERQLGREFEHGFRSETLPQLPYWVQAVSGGMRNGAMLFVDYGYSRGEFYLPERNDGTLRAFYRHRMHNEPLLWPGLQDLTASVDFTALAEAGVAAGFDFAGYCSQASFLLGNGLQGVLERIERIADEGERMKRTNEVKRLTLPSEMGERFQVMGFEKGVEFGAAFLVGDLSFRL; this is translated from the coding sequence ATGTCCACCGATTCCCCCTCGCATCGTCCCGACGCGCAGCAGCGCCAGCGCGAAGCCAATGCCCTTCCGACGCCGGACGCCGATGCCCTTGCGCACAGCGCGCGGCTGGACGAACTGATCCGTTCGCAGATCGCGCACAACGGCGGCGCGATTCCGTTCTCGCGCTTCATGGAGCTCGCCCTCTACGCGCCGGGCCTGGGTTACTACAGCGCCGGCGCGAGCAAGTTCGGCGAGAGCGGCGATTTCGTCACCGCGCCCGAACTCGGCCCGGTATTCGCCGCGTGCGTCGCCGAGAGCCTGGCACCCGTGTTGCAGCAGCTCGGGCCGCAGGCGCGTTTCTTCGAACTCGGCGGCGGTACCGGCGCGTTCGCGGAAGTCGCGCTCAAGCGGCTGATGGAACTGGATGCGCTGCCGGATCGCTACTGCATCCTCGAGCCCAGCGCGCAACTGCGGCATCGCCAGCGCGAGCGCCTGCAGGAGCGGCTCGTCCCGCCGCTGTTCGAACTGCTGGAATGGGTCGACGGCCCGTTCGACGACGAATGGGACGGCGTGCTGTTCGCCAACGAGGTGATCGATGCGCTGCCGACGCCGCGCTTCGCCATCGAGGCCGGTGAGGTGTACGAGGAGCACGTCGCCATCGAAGGCGGCGAACTGGTGCGCGTGCTGCGTCCGGCCGATGCGTTCCTCGGCAACGCGGTGCGGCACCTGGAGCGCCAGCTCGGCCGCGAGTTCGAACACGGCTTCCGCTCCGAGACGCTGCCGCAACTCCCGTACTGGGTACAGGCCGTGTCCGGCGGCATGCGCAATGGCGCGATGCTGTTCGTCGATTACGGCTATTCGCGCGGCGAGTTCTACCTGCCTGAGCGCAACGACGGCACGTTGCGCGCGTTCTACCGCCATCGCATGCACAACGAGCCGCTGCTGTGGCCGGGCCTGCAGGACCTCACCGCGTCGGTCGATTTCACCGCGCTGGCCGAAGCGGGCGTCGCGGCGGGATTCGACTTCGCCGGTTACTGCTCGCAGGCGAGCTTCCTGCTCGGCAACGGCCTGCAGGGCGTGCTTGAGCGCATCGAGCGCATCGCCGACGAGGGCGAGCGCATGAAGCGCACGAACGAGGTGAAGCGCCTCACGCTGCCCAGCGAGATGGGCGAGCGCTTCCAGGTGATGGGCTTCGAGAAGGGCGTCGAGTTCGGCGCGGCGTTCCTGGTCGGCGACCTGAGTTTCCGCCTGTGA
- a CDS encoding pteridine reductase, translating into MSTPAPATRPVALVTGAARRIGAAIARRLHAAGYDVALHYRGSTDEAHAVATELERARAGSTLLLQADLAHFDRLPELVAQCVGRFGRLDALVNNASTFTPTPIGTATPAQWDDVFASNARAPFFLAQAAAPHLRASRGAIVNLCDLYAERPLREHTLYCMAKAALLMMTRSLALELGPDVRVNAVSPGAILWPEDRSDTAAQQAMLARTPLGRTGTPDEVAEAVRWLLQDAHYSTGQVLHLDGGRLLSV; encoded by the coding sequence TTGAGCACGCCAGCACCCGCCACGCGGCCGGTCGCGCTGGTGACCGGCGCCGCCCGCCGCATCGGCGCGGCGATCGCGCGCCGCCTGCACGCCGCGGGATACGACGTCGCGCTGCATTACCGCGGCTCGACGGACGAGGCGCATGCGGTCGCGACGGAGCTGGAACGTGCGCGCGCCGGAAGCACGCTGCTGCTGCAGGCCGATCTCGCCCACTTCGACCGGCTGCCCGAACTCGTCGCGCAGTGCGTCGGCCGCTTCGGCCGGCTCGACGCGCTGGTGAACAACGCATCGACCTTCACGCCCACGCCGATCGGCACCGCGACACCGGCGCAATGGGACGACGTGTTCGCCAGCAATGCGCGCGCGCCGTTCTTCCTCGCGCAGGCCGCTGCGCCGCATCTGCGCGCGTCGCGCGGTGCGATCGTGAACCTGTGCGACCTCTATGCCGAACGCCCGCTGCGCGAGCACACGCTCTACTGCATGGCAAAGGCGGCGTTGCTGATGATGACGCGCTCGCTCGCACTCGAACTCGGGCCGGACGTGCGCGTCAACGCCGTGTCGCCGGGGGCGATCCTGTGGCCGGAAGACCGCAGCGACACCGCCGCGCAGCAGGCGATGCTGGCCCGCACGCCGCTGGGCCGCACCGGGACGCCGGACGAAGTCGCCGAAGCCGTGCGCTGGCTGCTGCAGGACGCGCACTACAGCACCGGACAGGTGCTGCATCTGGATGGCGGGCGGTTGCTGTCGGTGTAG